The following nucleotide sequence is from Limisphaerales bacterium.
AAGTGGACGACGTCGCCCTTGTGGCCGAGGCCCTCAGCGGAAACCCACGCGGCGTGGTTCACTTTGCCCGGCAACGCCTTGAGCGCGGCGTCGACGGTGGGTTTGAATTTGGCTGCCTTAAAAAAATGGCCCATTTCGCCGACGACGATGGGGATGTTTTTATCACCCAAATCCTTTCGCCACGCTGAAATCATGGCGTGAAGTTGTTGCTCGTAGATTTTTGCGGTGGCTTCCTTGCCGGAATCATTTTCGCCTTGGTGCCAAAGGATGCCTTTAATGACGCCTTTTTTTTGCGCGACCGCGGCGCGTTTTAATGCGGCCTTGTAGAGGTCTCCGTTTCGCTGCCAACGGCGGATGGGGGTGCCGCCAACGGCGCAGGGGATGAGGCCAATTTTGAGGTTTGGATTGGCTTTGGCCATCGTGATGCCAAAGGTGCGGCCGAGGCTGACGCCGGCGATGGTTTTATCAAACGAAATGGGGTCGACGGCCGACACCCATTCGTTGGCCTTGTTGAGCATCAACACGCGCGGCACGGCCACCTTATCTTCCAGCGCGATCTTGCCGCGCCCGGCCATGTTTGACTGGCCGATGAGCAGATACAAATGGAAGTTTGCATCAGCCGCCTGCAGCGCGCAGGCAGATGTTGCCAACAGCCCGAGTATCCAGCGGCGCATGGCTAGAGTTTTTTGCCGAGCTGGCTGGTGAAGGGCGAGGCGGGCAGACCGGCGCCATTGACGAGGTTGGGCTCAGCGAGTTGATTCCAGCCGAAGCGTACGCCTATTGGGTTACGAACGGCTTTGCTGGATACGATGACTTTGCCCTCGTGCACATACGCGCCGGCGGGGAACCATTTGCCCTCGGCGGTGAGCAGCTCGAAATGCGTTAGTGGCTTGTCATCACGCGATTTAATGCCGGCGGCGTGTTCAAAATCCACAATCGCCCGGCCGCCTTCCACTTTGAGTGATTTGTAGAGCGGGCCGGAATACACAATGTCTTTTTGGCCGTACGTCTTCGCCAACGCCCACAATGCCAGCCGCTTGCCGACGTCCTGTTTGTTCGGCGGGTGGATGTCGCCCACCGTGGTGATATCCGTGGTGACGGCCATGCCGGTGTTGGGAATTTTTTTCACCGCGCTGAGTTGCGCCTGCCAAATGCCTGCCAGCCGCGTGGGGTCGCCGCCGTATCGGTAGGGGGCCAGTTGCACAAACAGAAACGGCATGTCGGCGTTGTGCCACACGCTGCGCCAACCGGCGATGAGCGCGCGCATTTTTTGGTAGTACATCATCCCTTCGCCATTGTTGCTTTCGCCCTGATACCACAGTGCGCCTTTGATGGTGTATGGCAGCAGCGGATGAATCATGCCATTGTACAGCGCAAGCGCGCTTTGGTGGTTAACCCCGTTGCCGCGTTTGGCGGGGAAATCTTTCAAATTGTCGGCGATGTTTTTGAGCGCGGGGACACCCTTAAAACCCACCGGCGGAATCCACGGCTCGATGCGCGTGCCGCCCCAGTTGCTGCCGATGAGGCCGATGGGCACGTTGAGTTCGCCCTGCAGATGGCGCGCGAAATAATATCCGACTGCGGTGAAATTACCCGTAACCGCCGGCGTGCTCGGCTGCCAACCGGTCGAAGGCACATCGCTCTCCTGCTTGGCGCTGGGGCGATGGGGAATTTTTATATGGCGAATCAGCGGATGCTTGGCATTGGCGATTTCCTCTTTCGCATTTGTCGAACGGGAGACCGTCCATTCCATATTCGACTGACCGGAGCATAGCCAAACTTCGCCCACAAGCACGTCCGTGAGTTTCACCGTGCTGCTACCTTTTACCGTGAGCGCGCGGCCCTTGGCGCTGGCCTTCATGGCGGTGAGCTTTACCTGCCATCGGCCATCCTTACCGGCTTTTGCTGTGTGGGTTTGGTCGGCGAACGAAACGGTCACCTCCGTGCCCGCATCGTCCCAGCCCCAAATCGGGCACGCCGCGTCCCGTTGCAAAACCATATGGCTACCGAGTATGGACGGCAGCTTGGTTTCCGCTTGCGCAAAAATTGTGGTGAGGGTGAATAGGACGACAGTCCAACCGAATGGAAAAAGACGTTGTGTCATGGGCCGATTGCAACCCCGATTGCCTCCCGCGTCAATGCAGAAAACTTGGTAATTGAGACACGGAATCCAAGATCCACACGGATGAGTCAATCCGTGAAAATCCATACCTGAAGTTCGACTATTTTTTGGACTTTATCAAACGCTGATAACCCTCGATTCTGCGCTCAAGATCAGGGTTATTTTTTTCCAACTCCGCCCTCTCAAGAGCGGCGGTCAATGCCTTTTCATATTCATTTTTTGACACCCAATGCATCTCCTCAACGGATAGGGTTCCAAGTAATAATGGGCGCGACAAGTCTTTTTGGTCGGGCGAAGTTTTGCCAAATGTTTGGGCGATTAGTTTGGCATCATCGAAGCGATGATTTGAATTTAGATAATGGACATATTTGAAGGCTGCTTCCGGGTAGATTGGGCCCAAGGCGAAGGCTTGGCGGAATGCAAAGTCAGCTTCCTGCGCATATACTTTTTTTAGTTCGGCACCTTTTGTGGTTGTTTGCCGCCAAGAAAACAACTGGGCTTGGCCGCACCTCATTTTCGAAAACGCTTTCTGTTCTGAACAAGGTGGTCCTTTCCGGAATTCGAGCTTTTCCATCACCTCTTTTTTTCCTTTCAAAAACAAAGCGTCGCCTTTGAAATTATCGTGATTGCCTTTGATGTAAATCGTTTCAACCCATTTGCATAATTCAGCCACGGTGGTTTCCGGCTTCACCACAGCGTCGCCCACGCAGAGTGCCATATATTTCTGCCAATCCTTTCTGCTTTGGGCGATGTGGTCCTGATGCAATTCCTTCAGTGGTTTTCGTTCCAGCTTGAATATCAAGCCATGCGGAACCATGTGTGGCATCATCCATCCAAGCGGAAAACTCTCTTCCAAATAAAAATCATGTTCAGGATTTTTATCAAAAATCTTTTTAGCTAAAAGCGCATTGATCGCCATCACCGAGCCATTTCCGTGTACTTGCATTTGCGGGTTGAGCGGGGTGGACATTAGTTTTTTGCATTTGGGGCAGGGTAAGCCGCCTTGTGCTTGCACCCGTTTGAATGTTTGCATTTCGTACCGTCCGATCGCAATGAGCTGGCGGGTGCCACAGGTTGGGTCCAGGCACTGGAACGGGTAATTAAGCGTCACATTTTCGTTGGGGGCGAGTTGTCCGCGCCCCATGCGCTGCATGGCATCCTGCAGATAATCGTTGAACGCAATTTGGTTATCCTCAACCGAAGGAATGTAAATGCGTTTCCCATACAATCCCCTCAAGTATCTCAAATAAGTAAAATCAGCAAATGCGTTCTGAGTGATGGCAAAAAAAGGATCAGCCTTTTCATGTGATTTACATCCCAAAGTGATGGCAAAGCGTCCGGAGTCCGTGCCTCCAAAATAGATGCTGCCCTTGGGGATGCTCTCAATAATGACTTCCATGTACATTCGTAAATATTTCGCATGCCACATGTCCACCGCCTCCATGGCTCCAAACACTTCCATGGTCGGCGCCCAAACAAACCGAAAATCATTCGCCCTCTTTTCCCTTTGAAGCGCAATTGTTTTTCGCCAACGATCTAATATTTCTACCTCAAAGAGTTTTTCCAATTTAGGTATTACAGCAGCCCAGAAAGCTTCTCCAAAGAAAGGAGGAAGGCTATCGTATTGGCCACTCATCTGCGCTAATGGCCGATATTGCTTTTGAGCTTTTGCAAAATCTCCGGCAATCACTGCATCAAAAAAATCCCATACTCCTTTAGGAGGTTTCACCTTATTCTCCGCAGCAATCGCTTTGGCATAATCACGCTTACGAATCGCGAAAGCCTTAAAGTCGGCCATCAACTTAGCCTTTGGGGATAGCGCGGCTGGTTTTAATTGTTTCTCCTTGCCATTGGGCTTGCTGTTCAGTTCCAGCGGAACAGCCACAACTGGCTTGTTCGATACAAACAACACTAATAAAATCAAACCTAGTTCCAAAATCCGGTTCATACTGAAAGATTACAATCAGATTACTTAAATTGCACTATTATAATTTACCTTACTGGGAGAAATGGGGCTTTATTTTGGCAAGGGCTGGTTGAGTTCTGCGGCCAGTTTTTTCAGTTGGCCTGATAGCGCGGTTTCGATTTTTTCCATTAATGTGGGGCCGGTGCGGTCGCGTTGGGTGGGGACGGCAATGGCGTCGCCAATTTCAATGATTACGCGATGCGGCCGATGGCGGTCCACAAACTTAAAATCGTGCTCGAAGCGTTCCACCGTTTCGATGAGGCGCTCGATGCACGGTTCGGCAGCCAAATAATCAGCAGGATACGCGCCGAGGTGCAGGGCGAAGGTGCAATCGCGCAGTTGTTTCCAGCAACGTTCGCGGCGGCTGGGCGTGGCGTCGCCGTCCACCAGTTCCTTGAGCATCACCGTGCGGAGCGCCTTCACCCGCTCATACACACCACGGCCTTCGCCGGGGCGCTCCCATTTCTGTTCGATGGGTTCGAGGATGCGATCGATGAGGCGGTCGAGCCGTTCAAACAATTCGCCGCTCTGCGCTTCGCCAAAATATTCCACCTCGCGCAAGCCAAGCAAGCCGGTGCCAATTTTGCGCACCCGTTCCAGTGGCGATAGTTCGGTTTGCGGTTCCCACGAAAGTTCGCGTTCGAGATCAGCCAGTGCGGTGGGCAGCGTTTCTCCCAAATCACCGGCGAATTGATACTTGAGTGCCACCGGATGCACAACGACTTGGCCGTTTTTCGCCGCACGTTTTTTCGCCGCGCGCTGCACGATCAGCGAGGTGCCTTCCTGCAATGGGCTGAGTCGGTCGTTGTGAAACGAAACGGTGCCCTCGGGAAACAACACGAGCGGTCGGCGTGCCTCAGCGAGAATATCGATGGCGGTGTTCAGTGAAGTTTTGTCCAAGCCCTCGCGATGCACACTGAAGGCGCCCAGCTGCCGCACGAGAAATCGCTGAAACCAGCCCTGCTTGAACACGTGCCAACTGGCCATGAAATGAAAATGCGAGTTCACGTGTTTCGTGAGCAAGCCCACCACCAACGCATCCGGATCGCGCACGTGATTGGGCGCCAGCACAATGCCGTGCCCCGCCGCCAGTGAGGCGCGCAGTTTTTCCACGCCGCGCACTTCGTGTCCCACAATGCCCCACGCGTGTTTTAACTGAACCGGCAAAACCGGCTGCATCAACCGCGCCACCAACGTGCCACTCTTGGGCGGGACAAACTCGTACGGCTCGGCCACGATGACCTCCGCCGTCTCGGTGGCCAGTCCACTGGGTTTACTGTGTTTGCCGGGCGGTTTCGTTTCCATTGCCGGCATGGAGCATACGCAATTTCAGCCATTTCACAAAATCGAAACGAGCGGACGAACTATTGATTATATCAATGCAACAGTTCCCGCGCCTTGGCCTCGCGGCGGCGTTTTCCAACTTGCGCCGCCCACGGCAACCACAACACGCCCCAACCCATCGCCGTGAGCGCGCCCATGCCCGCACCTAACTTGGCCGCCCGCGCATTTCGTTCGCGATTATTTTTTGAGTCCTGAAAAATATGATAAAAAATCCCGATCGAAATTGCCATCATGAGCACAAACCATATTGCCGAGCCAATGACCACACGTTTGAGTGTGAACCACGATTCTTTTTTGGCGGGAGCGGCAGCCGCCAGTTGTTGCACCGGCACCCATTCCGGAAGTCCCTCGTGCCACGCAAGATCTGCGGGCAACACGCTGCCCTCGGCAAGGTGTTTCTGAATTTGCTCCAACGAGTACGGCCCCATTTGCTGGCCGTCACGGTTGAGGTGAATTTCCATGCCCGAAGAATAATCTGATCGGCACGCTTTGTCTGCCCAAAAACAATTGGCCAACTCCTCATTCGCAGTTACACTTTGCGCATGCAGAAGTGGGAATACAAAGTGGTTAAACGCGCCAATGTATCAGAGGAAAAGCTGAACAAACTGGGCGCCGAAGGCTGGGAGCTGATGAATGTTGTGTTGCCCCAATGCAACCTGCCCGGCAGCTTCGACGAGATTGACGTGGAAATAGTGCTGCGCCGCCCAGTGGCCGAGTAGGCTAGAGCCCCTTCAACAGAGCCTCGTCCACCTTGTCCAACGGTCGGGCACCGGTGTGCTGGATAATGTGCCTATAGGATTGGGCCGGATTCCAGATGGTGACTGCAGGTGCGCGCAACGCCTTGGGCGCGGTGCCGATTGAGTTGAGGTTTAACTTGCCCGGCCCGAGATTGCCCGCCACATGGATCGGTCCGGCGGGCGATTTGGTTTCCGCCTTACCCATCAGCACCAGCGCGAGCTTTTGGCTTTTCTTGGGATTCGCGCCCGGCCCGAAAAAATTGTGCATCACATTTCCGGTGGATCCCGCGCGCGCGCGCAAGCCGTAAACGCCCCAGCGATGAATCACGTTGTTGCGAAAATCAAAATTGCGCACGTCGTGCAGTTGCGGATTGCGCATCTCGTTACCGAGATACAAATTGTGATGCAGCGAAATGTTGTCGACGTTCGATATGAGCATCGCCTTCTTCGTGCCCGCGAGGATGCACCATGAAACCGTGATGTCGGCGGGCCGCTCTTTCGGCTTGTCGTAATCAATCGTAATGTCCAGCGCGCCATCGCCCGCAGCGGTGAGGGAGCAATGGTCGATCACAATCCGTCGGCACGCGCCCGCGATGCGGAGGCCGTCATCGGGCGATTTGCGAAACCGAATGAACCGCACAATAACATCGTGCGTCGCCTCAATCGCCACCGGCGCGCCGGTAATCGTAATTACCGCGTTGAGGCCATCAATCGTCACGTTCGGCTGTTTAATCACGAGCGTTTTCTTGAGCTTCACCGTGCCCGACTTGGCAAACACAATCCGCCGTCCGCCCTTCTGAATCGCCTCGCGCAACGTCCCCGGCCCCTTGTCCGCCAGCGAAGTCACCTTTACCACCGGGAACCGGTTGCCCCCCGCCGTGGCCCCGAACCCTTCGTAGCCCGCGCCCGTGGCACAACCCGCCGCCAACAGTCCACCGGCCGCGAAAATTATTCTGAGACGCTTCGTGGACATTCCAGACGTTATGCCGGCCAGTCTTCACGGGCAAGGAGGATTACAAATCGTGCAAATTGTACGTGTGCAATTTACGGTGCAAGGTGCGGCGGCTCATGCCGATTTTTTCGGCGGCTTGGGTGCGGTTGCCGTGGCAGTCTTTTAATGCGCGGATGATGAGCGCCTTTTCGGCGTCCTCCACAGTAAGATGTTTTTTGCCGAGCACGTCTTTGGATTCAGGATGCGATGCCCCCGATGATTCGCCGCGCACGCTCGGCGGCAAATCGCGCAGGCCGATCACGTCGCCCCGGCACAGCACCACCGCGTGCTCGATGGCGGTGCGCAGCTCGCGGACATTGCCCGGCCATGGATGATTCATCAGCGTCTCCACCGCATCGGGGTGCAACTCCGTGATGGCTTTGGCGTTTTCTTTGGCAAATTCTTCCAGAAACGCTTTGGCCAATAAAACAATGTCCGTGCCGCGATCGCGCAATGGCGGCAAATGCATTTCCACCACGCGGAGTCGAAAAAACAAATCCTCGCGAAAATCGCCCTTCGCCACTGCTTCTTCGAG
It contains:
- a CDS encoding sialate O-acetylesterase; protein product: MRRWILGLLATSACALQAADANFHLYLLIGQSNMAGRGKIALEDKVAVPRVLMLNKANEWVSAVDPISFDKTIAGVSLGRTFGITMAKANPNLKIGLIPCAVGGTPIRRWQRNGDLYKAALKRAAVAQKKGVIKGILWHQGENDSGKEATAKIYEQQLHAMISAWRKDLGDKNIPIVVGEMGHFFKAAKFKPTVDAALKALPGKVNHAAWVSAEGLGHKGDVVHFNAAGYREFGKRYAVAMKKLLGFSK
- a CDS encoding sialate O-acetylesterase, whose protein sequence is MTQRLFPFGWTVVLFTLTTIFAQAETKLPSILGSHMVLQRDAACPIWGWDDAGTEVTVSFADQTHTAKAGKDGRWQVKLTAMKASAKGRALTVKGSSTVKLTDVLVGEVWLCSGQSNMEWTVSRSTNAKEEIANAKHPLIRHIKIPHRPSAKQESDVPSTGWQPSTPAVTGNFTAVGYYFARHLQGELNVPIGLIGSNWGGTRIEPWIPPVGFKGVPALKNIADNLKDFPAKRGNGVNHQSALALYNGMIHPLLPYTIKGALWYQGESNNGEGMMYYQKMRALIAGWRSVWHNADMPFLFVQLAPYRYGGDPTRLAGIWQAQLSAVKKIPNTGMAVTTDITTVGDIHPPNKQDVGKRLALWALAKTYGQKDIVYSGPLYKSLKVEGGRAIVDFEHAAGIKSRDDKPLTHFELLTAEGKWFPAGAYVHEGKVIVSSKAVRNPIGVRFGWNQLAEPNLVNGAGLPASPFTSQLGKKL
- a CDS encoding 1-acyl-sn-glycerol-3-phosphate acyltransferase gives rise to the protein METKPPGKHSKPSGLATETAEVIVAEPYEFVPPKSGTLVARLMQPVLPVQLKHAWGIVGHEVRGVEKLRASLAAGHGIVLAPNHVRDPDALVVGLLTKHVNSHFHFMASWHVFKQGWFQRFLVRQLGAFSVHREGLDKTSLNTAIDILAEARRPLVLFPEGTVSFHNDRLSPLQEGTSLIVQRAAKKRAAKNGQVVVHPVALKYQFAGDLGETLPTALADLERELSWEPQTELSPLERVRKIGTGLLGLREVEYFGEAQSGELFERLDRLIDRILEPIEQKWERPGEGRGVYERVKALRTVMLKELVDGDATPSRRERCWKQLRDCTFALHLGAYPADYLAAEPCIERLIETVERFEHDFKFVDRHRPHRVIIEIGDAIAVPTQRDRTGPTLMEKIETALSGQLKKLAAELNQPLPK
- a CDS encoding DUF4339 domain-containing protein, coding for MEIHLNRDGQQMGPYSLEQIQKHLAEGSVLPADLAWHEGLPEWVPVQQLAAAAPAKKESWFTLKRVVIGSAIWFVLMMAISIGIFYHIFQDSKNNRERNARAAKLGAGMGALTAMGWGVLWLPWAAQVGKRRREAKARELLH
- a CDS encoding DUF4177 domain-containing protein, encoding MQKWEYKVVKRANVSEEKLNKLGAEGWELMNVVLPQCNLPGSFDEIDVEIVLRRPVAE